One stretch of Alcaligenes aquatilis DNA includes these proteins:
- a CDS encoding PHA/PHB synthase family protein, with translation MSSNNSAFQGFGKPMDATGCAELQARYMQQWQELWDQAQRGALPAPQDRRFADAAWQRNPTALFNAHVWQLSVQAMNEMLDLMELDTAQRERLSFSMMQWAEAMSPSNYLMLNPQALQTMMDTGGQSVLEGMSNFMDDWQKGRMTQTDESQFQLGQNVGTTAGAVVFQNDIFQLIQYSPTTSMVHAVPLLIVPPCINKFYILDLQPENSFVRHALDQGLTVYLMSWRNPQPNDAAHIHALSWQDYLEQGVLEAIRVSQELSGQEKINTLGFCIGGTLLASALALARNKGQDPAASMTLLTTMLDFTDVGMLNVFIDEAQVAFREWQLGQGGLLNARELASTFSFLRPAELVWNYVNSNYLQGKKPPAFDLLYWNSDGTHLPGPFFTWYLRNTYLENRLIQKGGVPVGEHRADLSQLDLPVYLYGSKDDHIVPWQSAYASLRALPAAQHRFVLGASGHIAGVINPPAKQRRNYWVLQDGEPVATLDAQQYMERAQSVPGSWWSDWIAWLAPLSGSRRRAKRRLGHARYPVLEEAPGSYVKVRAS, from the coding sequence ATGTCGAGTAATAACAGTGCTTTTCAAGGTTTTGGCAAACCGATGGATGCTACCGGCTGTGCTGAACTTCAGGCTCGTTACATGCAGCAGTGGCAGGAGCTGTGGGACCAGGCCCAACGGGGAGCCTTGCCTGCCCCGCAGGATCGTCGGTTTGCGGATGCCGCCTGGCAGCGTAATCCTACCGCCTTGTTCAATGCCCATGTCTGGCAGCTTAGCGTTCAGGCCATGAACGAGATGCTGGACCTGATGGAGCTGGACACCGCACAGCGGGAGCGTCTGAGCTTTTCCATGATGCAGTGGGCCGAGGCTATGTCGCCCAGCAATTACTTGATGCTCAACCCCCAGGCTCTACAAACCATGATGGACACGGGCGGCCAGTCGGTGCTGGAAGGCATGTCCAACTTTATGGATGACTGGCAAAAGGGGCGCATGACCCAAACGGATGAAAGCCAGTTTCAGTTGGGGCAAAACGTGGGCACCACTGCAGGTGCCGTGGTGTTCCAGAATGATATTTTCCAGCTGATTCAGTACTCACCCACCACCAGCATGGTGCATGCCGTGCCTTTGCTGATCGTGCCCCCGTGTATTAACAAGTTCTACATTCTGGACCTGCAACCCGAGAACTCGTTCGTACGCCATGCCCTGGATCAGGGGCTGACGGTGTATCTGATGTCCTGGCGCAATCCCCAGCCGAACGATGCAGCCCATATCCATGCCCTGAGCTGGCAGGACTATCTGGAGCAAGGCGTGCTGGAGGCGATTCGCGTCAGCCAGGAACTGTCGGGACAGGAAAAAATCAATACGCTGGGCTTTTGTATTGGCGGCACCTTGCTGGCCAGTGCCTTGGCACTGGCGCGCAATAAAGGCCAGGATCCGGCCGCTTCCATGACCTTGTTGACCACCATGTTGGACTTTACTGACGTGGGTATGCTGAACGTCTTCATCGACGAGGCACAGGTCGCGTTTCGGGAGTGGCAGTTGGGGCAGGGCGGTTTGCTCAATGCCCGCGAACTGGCCAGTACCTTTTCTTTCTTGCGCCCCGCCGAGCTGGTTTGGAACTATGTGAACAGCAATTACTTGCAGGGCAAAAAACCGCCTGCATTTGATCTGCTGTACTGGAATTCCGACGGCACCCATTTGCCCGGTCCTTTCTTTACCTGGTATTTGCGTAATACCTATCTGGAAAATCGCCTGATTCAGAAGGGGGGCGTCCCCGTGGGAGAGCACCGTGCCGATCTGAGTCAGCTCGATTTGCCTGTGTACCTGTATGGCTCCAAAGATGACCATATCGTGCCCTGGCAGTCTGCCTATGCGTCCTTGCGGGCATTGCCGGCGGCCCAGCATCGGTTTGTGTTGGGAGCGTCTGGCCATATTGCGGGCGTGATCAATCCGCCTGCCAAGCAGCGTCGTAATTATTGGGTGCTGCAAGACGGCGAGCCGGTCGCCACGCTGGATGCCCAGCAGTATATGGAACGGGCTCAGTCCGTCCCCGGTAGCTGGTGGTCGGACTGGATTGCTTGGCTGGCGCCCTTGTCGGGCTCACGGCGTCGCGCAAAACGTCGATTGGGCCATGCGCGTTATCCCGTGCTGGAAGAGGCGCCCGGCAGTTATGTGAAAGTGCGCGCCAGTTAA
- the pgeF gene encoding peptidoglycan editing factor PgeF, whose protein sequence is MAHSTLISTVSGPAQAGLLYFCTTRAGGVSQDERDSLNLGLNTGDDPQRVQVNRQRLADFLSAEPIWLAQVHGTDVLDADQEVLPAVPRQFDAAITTRRDRTLAILTADCLPVVIWDEQAQVLGVAHAGWRGLQAGVLENTWQAMAARCPQAQSWQAWIGPAISQEHFEVGQEVFDAYVLDEPELAAFFIRGKRPGKWQADLPGIARHRLEKLSLGKITVHLSGLCTFQDNDLFYSYRRSPLTGRQATIARLNPR, encoded by the coding sequence ATGGCACACTCAACGTTGATTTCTACGGTTAGCGGCCCCGCACAAGCGGGGCTGCTTTATTTTTGTACGACTCGGGCCGGTGGCGTCAGCCAGGACGAGCGCGACAGCCTGAACCTGGGCTTGAATACCGGCGACGATCCGCAGCGGGTGCAGGTCAATCGGCAACGGCTTGCGGACTTTTTGAGTGCGGAGCCCATCTGGTTGGCACAGGTACATGGTACAGACGTGCTGGATGCGGATCAGGAGGTCCTGCCTGCCGTGCCCAGGCAGTTTGATGCCGCTATCACCACGCGCCGGGATCGCACTTTGGCCATCTTGACGGCGGATTGCCTGCCGGTTGTCATTTGGGATGAGCAAGCCCAGGTGCTCGGTGTGGCCCATGCCGGTTGGCGTGGGCTGCAAGCCGGAGTCTTGGAAAATACCTGGCAGGCGATGGCCGCCCGTTGTCCCCAAGCGCAATCCTGGCAAGCCTGGATTGGGCCGGCGATTAGCCAGGAGCACTTCGAGGTCGGGCAGGAGGTCTTTGATGCCTATGTTCTGGACGAGCCTGAATTGGCCGCCTTTTTTATTCGGGGAAAGCGCCCTGGAAAATGGCAGGCGGATTTGCCCGGTATTGCACGCCACCGATTGGAAAAATTGAGCCTCGGAAAAATAACTGTGCATTTAAGTGGCCTGTGCACGTTTCAAGATAATGATTTGTTTTATTCTTATCGGCGCTCGCCCTTGACTGGCCGACAAGCCACGATTGCTCGCCTGAACCCGCGTTAA
- a CDS encoding RluA family pseudouridine synthase, whose translation MPDTDTEKDSVVSSDALRFILPITASPDRLDKTLARLLPQHSRSRLQSWVESGHVLVNGQAVKVKHTVYPGDTVLVWEQQAPEDMAFEPDDVDFEIVAQSDSWLVVNKPVGLVTHPGAGNWRGTLLNGLLFRFPTLRQVPRAGVVHRLDKDTSGLLVVARTEVAQTHFVRQLQERSMGRQYLALVHGVLPGQGSVDEPIGRDLRVPVRMSTGPSVAPKHAVTHYQMLRQGYAGEEAVTEVACRLETGRTHQIRVHLSSIKHPLLADTLYGGRVVAGAQRQMLHAHVLEFEDPDTGERRSFSAEPPADYQSVVESIEWHTQR comes from the coding sequence ATGCCTGACACAGATACTGAAAAAGATAGTGTTGTTTCTTCCGACGCACTGCGTTTTATCCTTCCCATCACTGCGTCTCCCGATCGTCTGGACAAGACTTTAGCGCGGTTACTGCCTCAGCATTCGCGCAGCCGTCTACAGTCCTGGGTCGAGAGCGGGCATGTTCTCGTCAACGGCCAGGCCGTCAAGGTCAAGCATACGGTTTACCCCGGTGATACCGTGCTGGTCTGGGAGCAACAGGCCCCAGAAGACATGGCTTTTGAGCCCGATGACGTGGACTTCGAGATTGTGGCTCAAAGTGACTCCTGGCTGGTGGTAAACAAGCCAGTCGGTCTGGTCACGCACCCTGGCGCGGGTAACTGGCGCGGCACCTTGCTCAATGGTTTGCTGTTTCGCTTTCCCACTTTGCGACAGGTGCCCCGTGCCGGTGTTGTACACCGGCTGGACAAAGACACTTCCGGCTTGCTGGTGGTGGCTCGCACAGAAGTCGCACAAACTCACTTTGTCCGACAACTGCAAGAGCGTAGCATGGGACGCCAGTATCTGGCGTTGGTCCATGGTGTCTTGCCGGGCCAGGGCTCGGTAGATGAGCCAATTGGACGCGATTTGCGCGTGCCAGTGCGCATGAGCACTGGGCCATCCGTTGCCCCCAAGCATGCTGTAACGCATTATCAAATGTTGCGTCAGGGTTATGCGGGTGAAGAAGCGGTGACCGAAGTGGCTTGCCGACTGGAGACAGGGCGTACCCACCAGATTCGTGTCCATCTCAGTTCGATCAAGCATCCCCTGCTGGCCGATACCCTCTATGGTGGCCGCGTGGTTGCGGGGGCACAGCGTCAAATGCTGCATGCGCACGTGCTGGAGTTTGAAGATCCCGATACGGGCGAGCGCCGCAGCTTCTCGGCAGAGCCACCGGCTGATTATCAGTCTGTTGTAGAGTCTATTGAATGGCACACTCAACGTTGA
- a CDS encoding outer membrane protein assembly factor BamD, translating to MAQVAALMLAATLLAGCGTTKKEVDPTSGWTAERLYKDAREEMSAGNWKDARTRLEAVESRYPFGTYAQQSLIDQAYINWKDEEPGKALAAIDRFQKQYPSHPGTDYMLYLKGLISFTPPSAALSNITQQDPSERDPKGLRESYEAFNDLLQRYPDSRYAPDAAKRLTWLVSTIAQNEVHVAEYYYKRGAYVAAVNRAQTVITDFKGVPIAERALYLMYLSYDKMGQTELRDTTKRVMDQNFPDSKYFTEGLDTKVNYWNPINWF from the coding sequence CTGGCCCAAGTAGCCGCATTAATGCTGGCTGCCACTTTGCTTGCTGGCTGCGGCACTACCAAAAAAGAAGTTGACCCCACCTCGGGTTGGACCGCCGAGCGTTTGTATAAAGACGCCCGTGAAGAAATGTCGGCCGGCAACTGGAAAGACGCGCGTACCCGCCTGGAAGCCGTCGAGTCCCGCTACCCCTTCGGCACATATGCACAGCAATCGCTGATCGACCAGGCTTACATTAACTGGAAAGACGAAGAGCCTGGCAAAGCCCTGGCCGCTATTGACCGCTTCCAGAAGCAATACCCCAGCCACCCTGGCACCGACTATATGCTGTACCTGAAAGGACTGATCTCCTTTACGCCTCCTAGCGCTGCCCTGTCCAACATTACCCAGCAGGACCCCAGCGAGCGTGACCCTAAAGGTCTGCGTGAATCCTACGAAGCCTTTAACGATCTGCTGCAACGCTACCCCGACAGCCGATACGCACCCGATGCCGCCAAACGTTTAACCTGGCTGGTCAGCACCATCGCTCAGAACGAAGTACATGTGGCCGAGTACTACTACAAACGTGGCGCCTACGTTGCCGCTGTTAACCGTGCCCAAACCGTTATTACGGACTTCAAGGGTGTGCCCATCGCCGAACGTGCGCTGTACCTGATGTACCTGTCTTACGACAAGATGGGCCAGACCGAGTTGCGCGACACCACCAAACGCGTGATGGACCAAAACTTCCCTGACTCAAAATACTTCACGGAAGGCTTGGATACCAAGGTTAACTACTGGAACCCCATCAACTGGTTCTAA
- a CDS encoding TetR/AcrR family transcriptional regulator, translating into MSDKELIERVAQAGALSEPNVHLTRADWLEAAIRLFMQEGVEAVRITRLAQVMAVTRGSFYWHFKDRDDLLDGLVGFWEQKNMRSTMLALENVDNLQDGMLSLFSTWLDVSRFEPGLDMAMRDWARRSERVRQAVARADKACMNALANFFQRMGLEQIEAQTRARTTYFCQIGYYLIGLQENLEDRMVYLNDTMKILGGQPLDPAKAKAFAERMYSVQKDNAKKVVG; encoded by the coding sequence ATGAGCGATAAGGAATTGATTGAACGTGTGGCCCAAGCCGGGGCGTTGAGCGAGCCTAATGTGCATTTGACGCGGGCGGATTGGCTGGAGGCCGCCATTCGCTTGTTTATGCAAGAAGGTGTGGAGGCGGTGCGCATCACCCGTCTGGCCCAGGTTATGGCCGTCACACGGGGAAGTTTTTATTGGCATTTCAAGGACAGGGACGATCTGCTTGATGGGCTGGTCGGTTTTTGGGAGCAAAAGAATATGCGCTCTACCATGCTGGCGCTAGAGAATGTGGACAATTTGCAAGATGGCATGTTGTCGCTGTTCTCCACCTGGCTGGACGTGTCCCGTTTCGAACCGGGTCTGGATATGGCCATGCGTGATTGGGCAAGGCGCTCCGAGCGGGTGCGTCAGGCGGTAGCGCGGGCGGACAAGGCTTGCATGAATGCCTTGGCTAATTTCTTTCAGCGTATGGGGTTGGAACAGATAGAAGCTCAGACCCGAGCACGGACAACGTACTTTTGTCAGATTGGCTATTACTTGATTGGCCTGCAGGAAAATCTGGAAGATCGTATGGTGTATTTGAATGACACCATGAAGATCTTGGGTGGCCAGCCTTTGGATCCGGCCAAGGCCAAGGCTTTTGCAGAGCGCATGTATAGCGTGCAAAAGGACAATGCCAAGAAAGTGGTGGGATAG
- a CDS encoding TRAP transporter large permease, translating into MHAGFSVLLLLFLLGVGVPVAWSFAGTLLMLTLVYDVNLNTLMLQGFRSLNSLVLLALPLFIMAGYLMQAGGIAHRLVGFAEMLVKNRRGGMGASMVLASGVFGAISGTASAAVASIGTILVDPMEQRGYPRQYSAALLGISSLLGILIPPSITMILFAVVTQQSVVACFAATVGPGLLLMFGLILFNYVVAGRWFKESPAQPAHETQGRYSLKTLFYAIPALCIPALILGGIYGGVFTPTEAAAVAVVLVIGIGCFVYRELTMSKLCDSFVRTAETTGTVILILLFSFLIGRILVAQGVPQDLATFVTGLVDSPIGILLMVNIFLVLVGMIIDDVSLTVVVAPLLLPLVGAAEVNPVQFAAIVACAVIVGSNSPPMAPVLYMSCRISKVAVHRSFSPAIAMIVFVAIPVQLITTFVPAVSLAFPRMLGLL; encoded by the coding sequence ATGCATGCTGGATTTTCTGTTCTCTTGCTGCTGTTCCTGCTGGGGGTGGGGGTGCCGGTGGCCTGGTCCTTTGCTGGCACGTTGTTAATGTTGACCTTGGTCTATGACGTCAATTTGAATACCTTGATGCTGCAAGGATTCCGTTCCTTGAACTCCCTGGTTCTGCTGGCCTTGCCCTTGTTCATCATGGCAGGTTATTTGATGCAGGCAGGCGGGATTGCTCATCGTTTGGTGGGTTTTGCCGAAATGCTGGTCAAGAATCGTCGTGGTGGCATGGGGGCCAGCATGGTTCTGGCTTCCGGGGTGTTCGGGGCGATTTCGGGGACTGCCTCGGCGGCAGTGGCTTCCATTGGCACCATCTTGGTCGACCCCATGGAGCAACGTGGTTATCCTCGTCAGTATTCGGCGGCCTTATTGGGTATTTCCTCCTTGCTGGGCATTCTGATCCCGCCGTCCATTACCATGATTTTGTTTGCCGTGGTGACCCAGCAATCCGTGGTGGCCTGCTTTGCAGCGACGGTCGGACCGGGCTTGCTCTTGATGTTTGGTCTGATTTTGTTCAATTACGTCGTGGCTGGACGCTGGTTCAAGGAGTCGCCTGCTCAGCCTGCGCACGAAACTCAAGGGCGTTACTCGCTCAAAACCTTGTTCTATGCCATCCCCGCCTTATGTATTCCTGCCTTGATTCTGGGCGGGATTTATGGGGGAGTCTTCACGCCCACAGAAGCGGCTGCGGTAGCTGTTGTGCTGGTCATCGGTATTGGCTGCTTTGTGTACCGTGAACTGACCATGAGCAAGCTGTGCGACAGCTTTGTACGTACGGCAGAGACCACGGGGACGGTCATCCTGATCTTGCTGTTCTCTTTCCTGATTGGCCGAATTCTGGTTGCGCAAGGCGTGCCACAGGACCTGGCCACTTTTGTAACCGGTCTGGTCGATAGTCCCATCGGAATTCTTTTGATGGTGAATATCTTTCTGGTTCTGGTGGGCATGATTATCGATGACGTGTCCTTGACCGTGGTGGTGGCTCCCTTGCTGCTGCCGTTGGTGGGGGCGGCAGAGGTCAACCCGGTACAGTTTGCCGCGATTGTGGCATGTGCAGTAATCGTAGGTTCCAACAGTCCGCCGATGGCACCTGTGCTGTATATGTCCTGCCGTATCAGTAAAGTAGCGGTACACCGCTCTTTTAGTCCGGCCATTGCCATGATTGTGTTTGTAGCCATTCCGGTTCAGTTGATTACCACCTTTGTGCCCGCCGTTTCCTTGGCGTTTCCACGAATGCTGGGCCTGTTGTAA
- a CDS encoding TRAP transporter small permease — MSVSEGIPMKRGPTLVALEWLAIVSSIVVAAGLAYVVAARYYLNWPATGVHTIVMVAAIWLYMTGALIASQSRQHLVVDYLSHRLKTPQARAIHRFIVSVLVLIIVVAFAYWTLRMFMWGSRFSATMAELSIPVWVPQSAIGLNAVGSLLYALRDVYQSLMALRQGDD; from the coding sequence ATGAGCGTGAGTGAGGGTATCCCAATGAAGCGCGGGCCGACCCTGGTTGCCCTGGAATGGCTGGCCATTGTGTCAAGCATCGTGGTGGCGGCAGGTTTGGCCTATGTGGTGGCAGCACGTTACTACCTGAACTGGCCGGCAACAGGAGTGCACACCATTGTGATGGTGGCGGCGATCTGGCTGTACATGACCGGGGCGCTGATCGCCAGTCAGTCCCGTCAGCATCTGGTGGTGGACTATCTGTCACATCGTTTGAAAACGCCACAAGCGCGTGCCATTCACCGTTTTATTGTGTCGGTACTGGTACTGATTATTGTGGTGGCCTTCGCTTATTGGACCTTGCGCATGTTCATGTGGGGCTCCCGCTTCTCCGCCACCATGGCGGAGCTGTCGATTCCTGTCTGGGTGCCTCAGTCTGCAATTGGCCTGAACGCAGTCGGTAGCCTGTTGTATGCCTTGCGCGATGTTTATCAGTCTTTGATGGCCTTGCGCCAGGGAGACGATTGA
- the dctP gene encoding TRAP transporter substrate-binding protein DctP, with protein sequence MTLLSKTLLTVMFSLSVATVSAQTMRIATDSGAQGSPSGDAIEKWAALIKEGTQGALSPRVFYQNQLGGQEEVFDQHIAGDVQLMLNWPMTSYDKRIAVIYTPYMFTTWEEALAAYQPGGWLNETLDSVYKENGLKFFGAWPEGFNGVATKGKHALTVEDAKSIKVRVPPISIMQQSVQAMGYQTAAIDWGEVFTSIQTGVVDGDAANVIYYDYEYFRDTLDYYVRSKQQFITGVLSMNLEAWEALKPEQQEVIQASATSIMQEQFAKAQLADAAIVEKWKALGKNYIELDKDQLAALGTHVRAKVWPSMHAEVGENIMAHIEKNASALK encoded by the coding sequence ATGACGCTTTTGAGCAAGACTTTGCTGACGGTGATGTTCAGCCTGAGTGTGGCCACCGTGTCCGCACAAACCATGCGCATTGCAACAGACTCGGGCGCGCAGGGTTCGCCTAGCGGTGACGCTATCGAAAAATGGGCCGCGTTGATTAAAGAGGGCACGCAAGGCGCTTTGTCGCCACGCGTTTTTTATCAGAACCAGTTAGGAGGTCAGGAAGAGGTGTTCGATCAGCACATAGCGGGGGATGTGCAGTTGATGTTGAACTGGCCCATGACTTCCTATGACAAGCGCATTGCGGTGATCTATACGCCTTATATGTTCACCACCTGGGAAGAAGCCCTGGCTGCTTACCAGCCGGGTGGCTGGCTGAATGAAACGCTGGATAGTGTTTACAAGGAAAATGGTCTGAAGTTCTTTGGTGCCTGGCCTGAAGGCTTTAATGGCGTTGCTACCAAAGGCAAACATGCGTTGACGGTGGAGGATGCCAAGAGCATCAAGGTACGGGTACCTCCAATCTCCATAATGCAGCAGTCTGTGCAAGCCATGGGTTACCAAACGGCCGCCATTGATTGGGGGGAGGTGTTCACTTCCATTCAAACTGGCGTGGTCGATGGCGACGCGGCCAATGTCATTTATTACGACTACGAGTATTTCCGCGACACCTTGGATTATTACGTGCGCAGCAAGCAGCAATTCATTACTGGTGTGCTGTCCATGAACCTGGAAGCTTGGGAGGCCCTGAAACCCGAACAACAGGAAGTGATTCAAGCCTCCGCCACCAGCATCATGCAAGAGCAGTTTGCCAAGGCCCAGCTAGCGGACGCGGCTATTGTGGAGAAGTGGAAGGCGCTGGGCAAAAACTACATTGAACTCGACAAGGATCAGCTGGCCGCATTGGGTACGCATGTCCGCGCCAAAGTCTGGCCATCGATGCACGCTGAAGTAGGCGAGAACATCATGGCGCATATCGAGAAAAACGCCTCGGCTCTCAAGTGA
- a CDS encoding NAD(P)/FAD-dependent oxidoreductase, translating to MSTKKIMHLPENDKTNGWSRLLAPRMAKPALGKDIQADWVIVGGGLAGLAAARRLAENRPDDSIVVLEADQVGEGAQGRNSGFAIDSPHNVGSSMGELDAARSHVRLARTAIAYLRTQVERYGIECDWSPIGKFHAAVSEEGVSTTLKPTLQVLESLKEPHEWLDGKALHDKLGFKHFRTGIYTPGTVLLNPAALSRGLADNMPPNVTVYEKTPVLSLQQGDGVTLDTPGGKVRAGKMILAVNVFAEQFGFYSGKLMPMAAHASLTRCLTESEQRELGGLPSWGLTPANAFVGITMRRTNDQRILIRQHMTYAPNLRSDDQSRRRVRIEHKTLFDERFPNLKNVEMEHTWTGFICLSRNGSPGFGQVAPHVYCAVCQNGVGLTKGTISGMLVADLACGVDNPLIADMQALGQPDALPPRPFLDVGVRARLGWELWRHRAEA from the coding sequence ATGAGCACCAAGAAAATTATGCACCTGCCGGAGAACGACAAGACCAATGGGTGGAGTCGGCTTCTGGCGCCTCGCATGGCCAAGCCAGCCTTAGGTAAAGATATACAAGCCGATTGGGTGATTGTTGGCGGTGGTCTGGCCGGTTTGGCCGCAGCTCGTCGCCTGGCAGAGAATCGTCCCGATGACAGCATCGTGGTGCTGGAAGCGGATCAGGTGGGTGAAGGGGCTCAAGGCCGAAACTCCGGCTTTGCGATTGATAGCCCTCATAACGTTGGCAGTTCCATGGGCGAACTGGACGCCGCCCGCTCGCACGTGCGCTTGGCGCGTACGGCAATTGCTTATCTAAGAACCCAGGTCGAGCGTTACGGTATCGAGTGCGACTGGAGCCCCATCGGGAAATTCCATGCGGCGGTTTCCGAGGAAGGCGTAAGCACAACCCTGAAGCCTACGCTTCAGGTGCTGGAGTCCTTGAAGGAACCGCATGAGTGGCTGGACGGTAAGGCTTTGCACGATAAGCTGGGATTCAAGCATTTCCGTACAGGTATTTACACCCCAGGCACGGTGCTGCTGAACCCGGCTGCTTTATCGCGTGGCCTGGCTGACAATATGCCTCCCAACGTCACCGTCTACGAAAAAACGCCGGTGTTGTCTTTGCAGCAAGGTGATGGCGTCACGCTGGACACCCCCGGCGGCAAAGTTCGTGCAGGAAAGATGATTCTGGCCGTGAACGTGTTCGCGGAGCAGTTTGGGTTTTATAGCGGCAAGCTGATGCCGATGGCCGCTCATGCCAGCTTGACTCGTTGCCTGACCGAAAGCGAACAGCGTGAATTGGGCGGTTTGCCCAGCTGGGGTTTGACGCCCGCCAATGCGTTTGTAGGTATCACCATGCGCCGCACCAATGACCAGCGCATTCTGATTCGCCAGCACATGACGTACGCCCCTAATTTGCGTAGCGATGACCAGAGCCGTCGCCGTGTTCGCATCGAGCACAAAACCCTGTTTGATGAGCGTTTCCCGAATCTGAAGAACGTGGAAATGGAGCACACCTGGACGGGCTTTATCTGCTTGTCCCGTAACGGCTCGCCCGGCTTTGGGCAGGTGGCGCCACATGTGTACTGCGCGGTGTGTCAGAACGGGGTGGGGCTGACCAAAGGTACGATCTCCGGCATGTTGGTGGCGGATCTGGCCTGTGGCGTGGATAACCCTTTGATTGCTGACATGCAGGCTCTGGGGCAACCCGATGCTTTGCCGCCACGGCCGTTTCTGGATGTGGGGGTCCGGGCCCGTTTGGGCTGGGAGTTGTGGCGACACCGAGCAGAAGCCTGA
- a CDS encoding ethanolamine utilization protein EutQ encodes MTTEKTMPRVMRFNDLAFQPRQEKPEMAQLAEIVGEQDGTPLSAGYARLSKARIEWTVLYDEVVTVIEGSINIHTPQGVLKAGPLDCVWLPAGTPLIYEAESALIHYCLHPSNWASARTAA; translated from the coding sequence ATGACGACAGAAAAAACGATGCCGCGGGTGATGCGTTTCAATGATTTGGCGTTCCAGCCTCGACAGGAAAAGCCCGAGATGGCGCAGTTGGCGGAGATTGTGGGTGAGCAAGATGGCACGCCTCTCAGTGCTGGTTATGCCCGTCTGAGCAAGGCGCGAATTGAATGGACTGTGCTTTACGACGAAGTGGTCACGGTAATTGAAGGCAGCATCAATATTCATACCCCGCAAGGTGTTTTGAAAGCAGGGCCCCTTGACTGCGTTTGGCTGCCCGCAGGTACTCCCCTGATCTACGAAGCAGAGTCTGCTCTGATCCATTATTGCCTGCATCCCAGCAACTGGGCCAGCGCACGGACGGCCGCATGA